The proteins below come from a single Bacillus horti genomic window:
- a CDS encoding sensor histidine kinase has product MKNEYVRSLRRQLLLLVLNSFLLAQGAVLLLLGIAVVVMSVNSGTFGILTMPFQALISMLYYTVTPIPVILLTDLILFVIFLLMLSSKRMNLLAQIMVTVKQMSQGKFDVSLPVDIKDGLPKNEMNMLAADINQMGNQLEASIEEERKAVQAKNELITNVSHDLRTPLTSVIGYLRLIDEDRYKDEVDLRYYVSIAYDKSKRLERMVNDLFEYTRVSYGGLALHRTEINIVQLLGQLSAQFSPQLEEANMDMKLSFSKESILVKADGDKIMRVFENLIQNAIKYGADGKRVEIRGEEKRGEAVIEIVNYGSRIPAADLPHLFNRFYRVEKSRAEHTGGTGLGLAITKSIVELHRGQVSVKSNEFETNFEVRLPLSKPKPQLEIKEIQQE; this is encoded by the coding sequence TTGAAGAATGAATATGTACGCAGCCTGCGGCGACAATTGCTCCTGCTCGTTCTCAATAGTTTTTTGTTGGCTCAAGGAGCTGTTTTACTTTTACTAGGTATAGCTGTGGTGGTGATGTCAGTGAATTCTGGTACATTTGGCATCCTAACCATGCCCTTCCAAGCACTGATTTCCATGCTCTACTACACGGTGACACCTATTCCTGTCATTTTGCTTACTGACCTCATCCTGTTTGTTATCTTCCTCCTAATGCTTAGTTCCAAAAGAATGAATTTGCTAGCGCAGATCATGGTTACGGTAAAGCAAATGTCTCAAGGGAAATTCGATGTGTCACTACCGGTAGATATAAAGGATGGCTTACCTAAAAACGAGATGAACATGCTAGCAGCTGACATTAATCAGATGGGAAATCAACTTGAAGCGTCTATAGAAGAAGAGAGAAAAGCGGTGCAAGCAAAAAATGAGCTGATTACAAATGTATCTCATGATCTAAGAACCCCTCTTACTTCAGTAATTGGTTATCTTCGCCTAATCGATGAAGACCGCTACAAGGACGAAGTCGATTTACGCTATTATGTGAGCATAGCGTATGATAAATCCAAAAGGCTAGAGAGAATGGTCAATGATCTTTTTGAATATACCCGAGTAAGCTATGGTGGATTGGCCTTACATCGTACTGAAATAAATATTGTTCAGCTCTTAGGACAGCTAAGTGCGCAATTTTCTCCACAGCTTGAAGAGGCTAATATGGATATGAAGCTTTCTTTTTCAAAGGAATCCATCCTTGTCAAAGCAGATGGTGATAAAATCATGCGTGTATTCGAGAACCTGATTCAAAATGCCATTAAATATGGAGCTGATGGTAAGAGGGTCGAAATCCGAGGAGAAGAGAAGAGGGGAGAAGCCGTTATTGAAATCGTGAATTACGGCTCAAGAATTCCAGCGGCTGATCTACCTCATTTATTTAATCGGTTTTACAGAGTAGAAAAATCTCGCGCTGAGCATACTGGTGGTACAGGACTAGGATTGGCCATTACGAAAAGTATCGTGGAATTACATCGAGGGCAAGTATCTGTAAAAAGCAATGAATTCGAAACCAACTTTGAAGTACGTTTACCTCTGTCTAAACCAAAGCCTCAACTCGAAATAAAAGAAATTCAACAAGAATAA
- a CDS encoding D-alanine--D-alanine ligase family protein, protein MKKTILVLYGGQSVEHQVSLQTAYSVLNALDKEKYHVVPVYITEDGKWCTLSPLKHSIANVEELQTNSLKTVAGSIADLLVEYFGKENKPLVFPVLHGPLGEDGTVQGFLELLDVPYVGNGVFASAVAIDKEKTKVLLKQEGILQAQSITIRSHEWKEHAEELVSLIESKLGYPCYIKPARMGSSVGIKLGYDRTELKQGILEAFQYDTKLLIEPEIIGREMQVAVLGNDYPKASVVGELKKERAFMDYNAKYIEGKIVPVIPAELPESVHEKMRDVAIRAFKALDCKGLCRVDFFVTKSYEVIVNEVNTLPGFTAFSLYPALWQKTDGTTYSQLLERLIQLALENKENTHQTTTIVR, encoded by the coding sequence ATGAAAAAAACGATTCTTGTCCTGTACGGAGGTCAATCTGTTGAGCATCAGGTATCGTTACAAACCGCTTACTCTGTGTTAAACGCTTTAGATAAAGAAAAGTACCATGTTGTACCTGTCTACATTACAGAGGATGGAAAATGGTGTACCCTTTCTCCCTTAAAGCATAGCATTGCAAATGTTGAAGAACTACAAACAAACAGCTTGAAAACGGTAGCTGGCTCCATAGCAGATTTACTAGTTGAGTACTTTGGCAAGGAGAACAAACCCCTTGTTTTCCCTGTCCTGCATGGACCACTTGGAGAGGATGGGACTGTACAAGGCTTCTTAGAGCTGTTAGATGTCCCTTACGTTGGAAATGGTGTGTTTGCCTCTGCTGTAGCCATAGATAAGGAAAAAACAAAAGTACTATTAAAGCAAGAGGGAATCCTTCAAGCCCAATCCATAACCATTAGAAGTCATGAGTGGAAGGAACATGCAGAGGAACTAGTTTCACTTATCGAGTCAAAGCTAGGTTATCCATGCTATATTAAACCCGCTAGAATGGGTTCAAGTGTAGGAATCAAGCTTGGGTATGATCGTACTGAACTCAAACAAGGTATCCTTGAAGCCTTTCAATACGATACAAAATTACTGATCGAACCAGAAATTATCGGCAGAGAAATGCAGGTTGCTGTGTTGGGAAATGACTACCCTAAAGCGTCTGTCGTAGGAGAATTGAAAAAAGAGCGAGCGTTTATGGATTACAACGCTAAATATATTGAAGGTAAAATCGTTCCTGTTATTCCTGCTGAGCTTCCTGAGTCTGTACATGAAAAAATGAGAGATGTAGCCATTCGTGCTTTTAAGGCTTTGGATTGTAAGGGACTGTGTCGAGTTGATTTCTTTGTAACCAAATCCTATGAGGTTATCGTCAATGAAGTGAATACATTACCTGGATTTACAGCGTTTAGTCTGTATCCCGCCCTGTGGCAAAAAACGGACGGAACAACCTACTCACAGCTTCTTGAGAGGCTGATACAGCTTGCTTTAGAAAATAAAGAAAACACTCATCAAACAACAACCATAGTGAGGTGA
- a CDS encoding response regulator transcription factor: MSLRNILIVDDDKEIGNLISIYLKNEGYTYTFAHDGREALEKFENEHIDLIILDIMMPELNGIEVCRKIREKHLVPILMLSAKAEDMDKITGLMTGADDYMIKPFNPLELVARVKSLLRRSFQYVAESKPAEHILKLNTIEINKSSHTVMIEGRIIPLTSKEFDILYLLATNLGRVYSAEELFQLVWQEKYYASNNTVMVHISNLRDKLEKELGYKLIKTVWGVGYKIEE, translated from the coding sequence ATGAGCTTGAGAAATATACTAATTGTTGATGATGATAAGGAAATAGGCAACCTAATTTCTATCTACTTAAAGAATGAAGGGTACACCTATACTTTTGCCCACGATGGAAGGGAAGCACTGGAGAAGTTTGAGAATGAACATATTGATTTGATTATTTTAGATATTATGATGCCTGAATTAAATGGCATTGAGGTATGTAGAAAAATTAGAGAAAAACATCTTGTTCCTATTTTAATGCTAAGTGCCAAAGCGGAGGATATGGACAAGATTACTGGTTTGATGACAGGTGCCGATGATTATATGATAAAACCATTTAATCCGTTAGAGCTAGTAGCAAGGGTAAAATCCCTGCTTAGACGATCCTTTCAATACGTGGCAGAATCAAAGCCTGCTGAGCACATTCTAAAATTAAATACAATTGAAATTAATAAATCCTCACACACCGTTATGATTGAAGGGAGAATCATTCCTTTAACCTCTAAGGAGTTTGATATTCTTTACTTGCTGGCAACAAACCTTGGCCGGGTGTATAGTGCCGAAGAGCTGTTTCAGCTTGTTTGGCAGGAAAAATATTATGCCTCCAATAATACGGTCATGGTTCATATTAGCAACCTTAGAGATAAATTAGAAAAAGAGCTTGGCTATAAATTAATTAAAACCGTTTGGGGAGTTGGATATAAAATTGAAGAATGA